A region from the Triticum urartu cultivar G1812 chromosome 1, Tu2.1, whole genome shotgun sequence genome encodes:
- the LOC125537425 gene encoding uncharacterized protein LOC125537425 yields MQRSISLLGQEEAPKSTRILQNEKGGEVGRSMDMSGDTYHYQPAGMEEDGVGRGEQVPTAAPALSAKKLWRMVRAVHLVLVRGLGKHQPKLAALGVNLHHMLSSSKRHHNHLSSTRDQDPAFTTYLAAAFSCRSMDPGAAVHPYPRGRGVHSGRGGASSLSSTLSCRSMDPGAAVYQQYQYRPREVEFSCSSPPLHRRSRRAHRHRGQSLLPQQQHGDLPEYTSAPAVKTLFELMDDVEEEEDVEGATVPWAAGRGPAPRQVRITDSPFAARAEDDEEGRKGVVDRRADEFIVWFHDQLRMQQQQRPAARDRAAHFVR; encoded by the coding sequence ATGCAGAGATCCATTAGTTTGCTAGGCCAAGAAGAAGCGCCCAAGAGCACTAGAATTTTACAGAACGAGAAAGGAGGAGAGGTAGGGCGATCGATGGACATGAGCGGGGATACGTATCACTATCAGCCGGCGGGGATGGAGGAGGACGGTGTCGGCCGTGGCGAGCAGGTCCCGACGGCCGCGCCGGCGCTGAGCGCCAAGAAGCTGTGGCGCATGGTGCGCGCCGTGCACCTTGTGCTCGTCAGGGGCCTCGGCAAGCACCAGCCCAAGCTCGCGGCGCTCGGCGTGAACCTGCACCACATGCTGTCGTCGTCCAAGCGCCATCACAACCACCTGTCGTCGACGCGGGACCAGGATCCGGCGTTCACGACGTACCTGGCAGCGGCGTTCTCGTGCCGGTCCATGGACCCGGGCGCCGCGGTGCACCCGTACCCGCGCGGCCGCGGCGTGCACAGTGGCAGGGGCGGCGCGTCCTCGCTCTCGTCCACGCTCTCGTGCCGGTCCATGGACCCAGGCGCCGCCGTGTACCAGCAGTACCAGTACCGGCCCCGCGAGGTCGAGTTCAGCTGCAGCAGCCCGCCGCTGCACAGGCGCAGCCGCCGCGCGCACCGGCACCGGGGCCAGAGCCTGCTCCCGCAGCAGCAACACGGCGACCTTCCGGAGTACACCTCGGCTCCTGCGGTGAAGACGCTGTTCGAGCTGATGGACGacgtggaggaggaggaggacgtggagggcGCGACGGTGCCTTGGGCGGCCGGGCGCGGGCCGGCGCCGCGGCAGGTGCGGATCACGGACTCGCCGTTCGCGGCGAGGGCGGAGGACGACGAGGAAGGGCGCAAGGGCGTGGTCGACCGGCGCGCCGATGAGTTCATCGTGTGGTTCCACGACCAGCTGCgcatgcagcagcagcagcgcccCGCCGCGAGGGATCGCGCCGCGCACTTTGTTAGATGA